The Sesamum indicum cultivar Zhongzhi No. 13 linkage group LG1, S_indicum_v1.0, whole genome shotgun sequence genome includes a window with the following:
- the LOC105155454 gene encoding vacuolar-processing enzyme precursor — MAFSCFAGRLMILVLCVVVALPFAAAGGGRRSGPWDPIIRWPLDRRETEDNATRWAVLVAGSNGFGNYRHQADVCHAYQILKKGGLRDENIIVFMYDDIAMNELNPRKGVIINHPTGGDVYAGVPKDYTGEQVTAENLYAVILGDKSAIKGGSGKVVDSKPNDRIFIYYSDHGGPGVLGMPNMPYLYANDFIEVLKKKHASGTYKEMVIYVEACESGSVFEGLMPDDLDIYVTTASNAEESSWGTYCPGMDPPPPPEYITCLGDLYSVAWMEDSESHNLKRETVEQQYQQVKERTSNFNTYNAGSHVMEYGNKSIKSEKLYLYQGFDPATENMPPSENHLKPHMDVVNQRDADLLFLWERYKRLDGGAKKKSELFKLITDTMLHRKHMDDSIDIIGAFLFGPENGPSILKSVRDRGLPLADDWDCLKSMVRLFEAHCGSLTQYGMKHTRAFANICNSRVSSADMEDACMAACRGHDFAGWSPLNRGYSA, encoded by the exons ATGGCCTTTTCTTGTTTCGCGGGCCGGCTGATGATCTTGGTTCTCTGTGTAGTTGTGGCGCTGCCTTTTGCGGCCGCCGGAGGAGGAAGGCGGAGCGGCCCTTGGGATCCGATAATCCGGTGGCCGCTGGACCGCCGTGAAACGGAGGATAACGCCACCAGATGGGCGGTGCTGGTGGCGGGCTCAAATGGGTTTGGGAATTATCGGCATCAG GCTGATGTTTGCCATGCATACCAAATACTTAAAAAGGGAGGGCTGAGAGATGAGAACATTATAGTTTTCATGTACGATGACATTGCGATGAATGAGCTAAATCCAAGAAAAGGAGTTATAATCAACCATCCGACAGGTGGGGATGTCTATGCTGGTGTTCCGAAG GACTACACTGGTGAGCAAGTGACGGCCGAGAACCTTTATGCTGTAATCCTAGGTGACAAAAGTGCCATCAAAGGTGGAAGTGGAAAAGTTGTTGACAGTAAGCCCAATGACAGGATTTTCATATACTATTCCGATCACGGTGGACCGGGAGTGCTCG ggATGCCAAACATGCCTTACCTTTATGCGAACGACTTTATTGAAGTTCTGAAAAAGAAGCATGCATCTGGCACCTACAAAGAGATG GTCATATACGTTGAAGCCTGTGAAAGCGGAAGTGTATTCGAGGGTTTGATGCCTGATGATCTAGACATTTATGTGACGACGGCATCAAATGCAGAAGAGAGTAGCTGGGGAACGTACTGCCCGGGGATGGACCCTCCACCACCGCCAGAGTACATAACATGTCTTGGAGATTTGTATAGCGTAGCTTGGATGGAAGACAG CGAGTCTCACAACCTCAAAAGAGAAACTGTAGAGCAACAATATCAACAG GTCAAGGAACGTACTTCCAACTTCAATACTTACAATGCAGGATCTCATGTAATGGAATATGGGAACAAGAGCATCAAATCTGAAAAGCTCTATTTGTACCAAGGTTTCGACCCGGCAACTGAAAACATGCCTCCGAGCGAGAACCACTTGAAACCTCACATGGATGTAGTCAACCAGAGGGATGCAGATCTTCTCTTCCTATGGGAAAGG TACAAGAGACTGGATGGTGGGGCAAAAAAGAAATCAGAACTCTTCAAGCTGATAACTGATACGATGCTGCATAGAAAACATATGGATGATAGCATAGACATTATCGGTGCATTCTTATTCGGCCCTGAAAATGGTCCTTCTATACTCAAATCTGTTAGAGACAGGGGCTTGCCCTTGGCCGACGACTGGGATTGCTTGAAATCTATG GTTCGGTTATTTGAGGCACATTGTGGTTCATTGACTCAATATGGCATGAAACACACGAGGGCATTCGCAAATATATGCAACAGCCGCGTCTCATCGGCCGATATGGAGGATGCGTGTATGGCGGCCTGCCGTGGGCATGACTTTGCTGGGTGGAGTCCTTTGAATAGAGGCTACAGTGCCTAG
- the LOC110011760 gene encoding uncharacterized protein LOC110011760 — translation MNIVMDVVFYEYSFPYHDLTSPLVPFALPLSIDDLDPLAPINDPVCPPATITPSSDPPMSPLSHFVIHNDLTLGLPDWSIDRYKARLVAKGYNQIEGVDYFDSFPPVAKATIVRIFLALAASNSWPLLKLDIYNVFLHGFLEEDVYMDPPEGLLGVPAGQSSHEHCPFIKRTSRDFTALLVYVDDILLTRSSFSALDFVKSYIDHLSTIKDLGTVKYFLGLELARSYHGLQVTQRKYLQDILADTSMLDAKPASTPLPPGLKLVPDDGSLLPDPDRFRCLVGPLFYFGFTRPDISFVVQQPSQFIQAPRSSHWDDALHVLRYLKGSSSTGMFFSSTSSSTLSAYSDASWAFCPDSRRSITGFCVFLGLSLIS, via the exons GGACGTTGTCTTCTATGAGTACTCTTTTCCTTATCACGATCTCACCTCGCCTTTGGTACCTTTTGCCTTGCCGCTTTCTATTGATGATCTGGATCCTCTTGCCCCTATCAACGACCCTGTCTGTCCTCCTGCTACGATCACTCCTTCCTCTGATCCTCCTATGTCACCCCTGTCCCACTTCGTCATTCACAACGACCTCACATTAGGCCTTCCTGATT GGTCCATTGATCGCTATAAAGCTCGTTTGGTGGCAAAGGGCTATAATCAGATCGAGGGTGTCGATTACTTTGACTCCTTTCCTCCAGTTGCTAAGGCTACTATTGTCCGTATCTTTCTCGCGTTGGCAGCCTCCAACTCTTGGCCCCTATTAAAACTTGACATTTACAATGTCTTCCTCCACGGTTTTCTAGAGGAAGATGTTTATATGGATCCCCCTGAAGGCCTTCTTGGCGTTCCCGCTGGGCAA TCCAGCCATGAACACTGTCCCTTTATTAAGCGCACTTCCAGGGACTTTACTGCCTTGTTGGTTTATGTCGACGACATCCTCCTCACTAGGTCGTCTTTCTCTGCTCTGGACTTTGTCAAGTCCTATATTGATCATTTGTCCACCATCAAAGATCTTGGCACAGTTAAGTACTTTCTTGGGCTCGAACTCGCCCGTTCCTATCATGGTTTACAAGTCACCCAACGAAAATACTTGCAGGATATTCTGGCTGACACCTCGATGCTTGATGCCAAACCTGCCTCTACCCCGTTGCCACCAGGTCTCAAGTTAGTGCCGGATGATGGTTCTCTACTCCCTGATCCAGATCGCTTTCGGTGTCTCGTTGGTCCCCTTTTTTATTTCGGTTTTACTCGTCCAGACATTTCCTTTGTTGTCCAACAACCCAGTCAATTCATCCAAGCACCTCGCTCTTCTCACTGGGATGATGCCCTTCACGTCCTTCGTTATTTGAAGGGATCGTCATCCACTGGTATGTTCTTTTCCTCTACTAGTTCCTCAACTCTCAGTGCCTACTCTGATGCATCTTGGGCCTTTTGCCCTGACTCTCGCCGTTCCATTACTGGGTTCTGTGTTTTCCTTGGGTTATCCCTTATCTCCTAG